A single Acropora palmata chromosome 5, jaAcrPala1.3, whole genome shotgun sequence DNA region contains:
- the LOC141881681 gene encoding uncharacterized protein LOC141881681 isoform X1 — translation MDFTSISICLHFEMAVMTFLLCRLKTRRKYLLGKTVEDTCELILEWMKKGNSIILRLNFEEPGQIGWMFLLGASRESLATKEWYFSPQFLFPYYSFLAFSSLAPVSE, via the exons ATGGATTTTACTAGCATTTCAATATGTTTACATTTCGAAATGGCTGTTATGACATTTCTACTTTGTCGCCTGAAAACTCGAAGAAAATACCTTCTCGGAAAGACAGTAGAAGACACATGTGAACTTATTCTGGAATGGATGAAG AAAGGAAACTCAATTATCTTGCGCCTTAACTTCGAG GAACCTGGTCAGATTGGCTGGATGTTTCTGCTTGGGGCATCACGGGAATCTCTTGCGACAAAGGAGTGGTATTTTTctccacaatttctttttccatattattcttttttagCATTCAGTTCTCTTGCTCCTGTATCGGAATAG
- the LOC141881674 gene encoding protein kinase C eta type-like yields the protein MVLEFLPGGDLEKLIMRCGKLEERAVRFYACEIICAIQYLHQLGIIHRDLKLEKTLINAHGHVRVGDLGLATLSNGEKQQDVCGTCYYMAPEMLEEQSYDESVDWWVLGVMLYRLLTGTFPFDAQDEIDLTLDILGAPLYILEFLSSDAEDCLTKFLERTPQLRLGNQKGCFPSPMHKPFFSDVEWGKIFNEELNPPFVPLLQNVDRFADESSLSKFSIPGNSYFPPID from the exons ATGGTTTTGGAATTTCTACCAGGAGGAGACCTAGAAAAGTTAATTATGCGTTGTGGTAAACTTGAGGAAAGAGCAGTCAG GTTTTATGCGTGTGAGATCATCTGCGCTATACAATATTTACATCAACTCGGGATCATACACAG AgatttaaaacttgagaaaacgTTAATAAATGCCCACGGGCACGTAAGAGTTGGAGACTTAGGTCTTGCAACACTTAGCAACGGAGAAAAACAGCAAGATGTCTGTGGCACATGTTACTACATGGCTCCCGAG ATGCTTGAAGAGCAATCCTACGACGAATCTGTGGACTGGTGGGTATTGGGAGTAATGCTGTATCGTCTGCTCACTGGCACG TTTCCTTTCGATGCTCAAGATGAGATCGATCTAACATTGGACATCTTAGGCGCCCCCTTGTATATCCTTGAGTTCTTGAGTTCTGATGCTGAGGATTGTCTTACAAAG tttttggaACGAACACCGCAGTTAAGATTGGGGAACCAGAAAGGATGCTTTCCATCTCCCATGCACAAACCATTTTTCAGTGATGTCGAATGGGGAAAGATTTTCAACGAGGAACTTAATCCACCATTCGTACCTCTTCTCCAGAATGTA gatcGATTCGCTGATGAGTCTTCCTTATCAAAGTTCAGTATTCCTGGGAATTCTTATTTCCCACCAATTGATTAA
- the LOC141881681 gene encoding uncharacterized protein LOC141881681 isoform X4 has translation MENAAAIIQAAWRIYQHKKILEAREKEKAAKCIQYAWRHFQCKKQRIAQRVKVRQ, from the exons ATGGAG AATGCTGCGGCCATTATTCAGGCTGCCTGGAGGATATATCAACATAAGAAAATACTGGAGGCAAGAGAAAAGGAG AAGGCTGCAAAATGCATCCAGTATGCGTGGCGACACTTCCAgtgcaaaaaacaaaggattgCACAGCGGGTTAAGGTGAGGCAATGA
- the LOC141881681 gene encoding uncharacterized protein LOC141881681 isoform X3 yields the protein MDFTSISICLHFEMAVMTFLLCRLKTRRKYLLGKTVEDTCELILEWMKEPGQIGWMFLLGASRESLATKEWLVGRDEGEFDPVPF from the exons ATGGATTTTACTAGCATTTCAATATGTTTACATTTCGAAATGGCTGTTATGACATTTCTACTTTGTCGCCTGAAAACTCGAAGAAAATACCTTCTCGGAAAGACAGTAGAAGACACATGTGAACTTATTCTGGAATGGATGAAG GAACCTGGTCAGATTGGCTGGATGTTTCTGCTTGGGGCATCACGGGAATCTCTTGCGACAAAGGAGTG GTTGGTAGGAAGGGACGAGGGTGAGTTTGATCCTGTTCCTTTTTAA
- the LOC141881681 gene encoding uncharacterized protein LOC141881681 isoform X2: protein MDFTSISICLHFEMAVMTFLLCRLKTRRKYLLGKTVEDTCELILEWMKKGNSIILRLNFEEPGQIGWMFLLGASRESLATKEWLVGRDEGEFDPVPF, encoded by the exons ATGGATTTTACTAGCATTTCAATATGTTTACATTTCGAAATGGCTGTTATGACATTTCTACTTTGTCGCCTGAAAACTCGAAGAAAATACCTTCTCGGAAAGACAGTAGAAGACACATGTGAACTTATTCTGGAATGGATGAAG AAAGGAAACTCAATTATCTTGCGCCTTAACTTCGAG GAACCTGGTCAGATTGGCTGGATGTTTCTGCTTGGGGCATCACGGGAATCTCTTGCGACAAAGGAGTG GTTGGTAGGAAGGGACGAGGGTGAGTTTGATCCTGTTCCTTTTTAA